In Tessaracoccus sp. MC1865, the DNA window TCCCGGTGCGCGCGGGCCTGCACGCGCGTGCGCGCGGCCGAGACCACCTTCTCCTGTAGGGCGCGGGCCATCTGGCGCGTCTTGGGGGCGGTGAGGAACTTGCCCATCTCCGACTCCACGACGCGGGCCACCAGCCGGTTGACGGCGGGCGTGCCCAGCACCTCCTTGGTCTGCCCCTCGAACTGCGGCTCGGCCAGACGCACCGTCACCACGGCGGTCATGCCCTCGACGCAGTCTTCCTTGACCACCTCTTCGCCGGCCTTCAGGAGCCCGCGGGTCCCCTCGTAGGACTTGACCAGCGCTCGGGTCAGGCCCCGCTCGAAGCCCTGCACATGGGTGCCCCCCTTCGGGGTGGCGATGATGTTCACGAACGACTTCAGCACCGTGTCGTAGCCGGTGCCCCAGCGCAGCGCGATGTTCACGTCGAGGTCGCGTTCCACGTCGGTGGGTGTCATCGCGCCACTGGCGTCGAGCATGGGCACGGTCTCCACGAAGGAGTCCCTGCCCTCCAGCCGGATGATTTCGGTGAGCGCGGCGTCCGGCGCGAGGAAATCAGCGAACTCGGTGATCCCGCCCACGTGCAGGAACGTTTCGACGACGGGTTCGCCGCCGCGCGCATCCGTGACCTCGATCTTGAGGCCAGGCACCAGGAAGGACGTCTGACGCGCGCGGTCGTGAAGGTGGCGGAGGGACAGTTCCGCGTCTGCGAGGAAGATCTGCCGGTCCGGCCAGTACCGCACCCGGGTGCCCGATGTGGCCTTGGCCACTTTCTTGATCTTGCGGATGCCGCTGGTGGGGGTGAAGTTCGCATCGGGGCCTTCGCCGTCGAAGATGCCGGGGACACCGCGGCGGAAGCTCATCTCCCAGGTGCTTCCGTCGCGGTCCACCTGGACATCCAGGCGCGACGACAGCGCGTTGACGACGGAGGCGCCGACACCGTGCAGGCCGCCGGTTGCCGTGTAGGACGAGTTGCCGAACTTGCCGCCGGCATGCAGCTTGGTGAAGACCACTTCGACGCCGCTGAGCCCGGTGCGGGGCTCCTTGTCCACCGGCACACCGCGGGCGTGGTCGTGCACGCTCACGGAACCGTCGGCGCCCAGGGTCACCTCGATCTCCTCGCCGAAGCCAGCCAGCGCCTCGTCCACGGCGTTGTCGATGATCTCCCAGAGGCAGTGCATGAGGCCGCGGGTGTCCGTCGAGCCGATGTACATGGCCGGCCGCTTGCGCACGGCCTCGAGCCCTTCGAGGACGAGAAGGTTCTTCGCCTCATAATCACGGGACAGCGGTGGGGTCTTCGGGGTCTGCACCCAGACAGGTTACCCGTGCGCACCGACTGACCGGGTCAGTGAAACGCGGCCGCGACGTCCAGGGAACATTCCGCCCCCCGGGTACGTTGATTCATGAGAAGGTAAGAAAGATAAGGCAGGAGGCCATGATGACCGAACTCGCAACGGATCCCACCCTGACCGCTGTCGATCGCTGCGATCGCTGCGGCGCCCAGGCCTACCTGCGCGTATTCCTCCAGTCCGGCGGTGAGCTGCTGTTCTGCGCCCACCACGCCGCTGCCCACAAGGAGAAGCTCCTTGAGGTGGCCAGCCGGATCCAGGACGAAACCAGCAGGCTCAACCGGAACTGAGCCAGCGCTGGATGAGGGCCCGCGCAAGCGAGGCCCCAGCAGGGAGGATCACCTCACCCGCAGCCAAGGCGGCGGCGAGATCTGACCGGGTGTAATACGCACCCTCAGAGATCTCGTCGCCGTCCACTGTTATCTGCGCATCTTCGGCACGGGCCTGGAACCCGAGCATCAATGAACGAGGCATCGGCCACGGCTCGGAACCGAAGTACGTCAGGGACGTCAGCCGTGCCCCCACCTCTTCGTGCACCTCGCGGTGCACCGCCTGTTCGACAGACTCACCCGCTTCGATGAACCCTGCGATGACCGAGATACGTCCGTGCGCCCACTGCGCCTGCCTGGCCAGCAGCAGCCTGTCGTCGGGATCTGTGACCGCCACGATGACGCACGGGTCGATGCGGGGGAACTGGAGTGCTCCGCAGCCGGTGCAGATGCGCCGGGCACCGGCCTGATCCGGCCTGGTGCCCGAACCACAGTTCTCGCACGGCGGTTGCCCGGCGTGCCACCGGGCGAGCGCGACGCCGGTGGCCAACGGGTCCAGTGAATCCGGATGGGTGTCACGCCAACTCATGGCCTCGCCAGAGACGGCGTCGACGCCGCGGGCGAACCAGGCCACACCGTCGACGATGCCCAACAGGATGTCTTCAGGCTGCCGCTCCCCCGGTGACCGGAGTGCGCGCGGGCGTCCCTGCTCCGACGCGATGGCGCCCTGGGCGTCCACCTCGACGACCACGGCGCCCCTCCACAGGGCCTCCACTTCAGCTGCACCGCGCCCGATCGGCAGCCGGTCCAGCGGGGAGCGACCCAGCCACCTGCTCATGAATCAGCAACCTCCAGCGCCCCGTCGACGAGGCCGACGGGGGCCTCCACGAACCGCAACTGGTCCGTCAGCACATGGTAGAACGCCGCACCCACGACAGCCGGGTCCACTCCACGGGCCTCCGCCCAGGCCTGCCGGTACACCGCGAGTTGTAGGGGATCTGCTGCCTGGTTGGAGGTCTTCCAGTCCACGACCAGGTACTCGAGCCCGTCCCGGGGCCAGGCGTAGACAGCGTCGATGCGACCGCGCAGCACGTGAGGGCCGCGGCGCATGAGGAACGGCACCTCGACGCCCATCGGCATCCGGTGCGCGAACTGACCGGCCTCGAAAGCCTCGATGAGCCTGGTGAGTTCCCCCGTGGCCACCGTGGGTTGAGCCTCCAGTTCCTCCAGCGAGGCGGGGAGCAGGAAGCGTTCCTGAAGCCATTCATGGAACCTGGAACCCACGCGGGCGGCCGTCGAAGGTCTGCGGGGCATGCGCCGCAGCAGTCCGGCCGCGAACGCGCTCTGGTCCGTCTGCAGGGCGATCAGCGCGGTGGCTGACAGCCCGTCCGGCAGCGCCACCGAGCGGTCTCCGCGGCGCTGGGCCAGTTCGGTGAGGTGCCTGATGCTCTCGTCCCAGGCGGCGACAGTGGCGGCGTCCTCGTCCGCTACGACACCCGACTCCCACGTCCATCTCAGCTGCTCCTGTTCGGTGGCATCGGCCAGTTCGGTGGCCCGGGTGATGAGCTCAGCGGCCGACGCGCGCCGCGCGAGACCGGCCTCGTCGAGTTCGACGGGCCAGACGGCCCGGACCGGCTCTGCCGGAATGGGGTTGGTATCCGACGAGCGGGAGGCGTTGTCGAGATACGTGCCGGCCGCCTCGCAGAGTTCGCGGATCACGGTGAAGTACGCGGACTCTGCCCGGGGACGGATGTTGCCGGGCGTCCAGAGGTGGGCCGAGGCCAGCAACAGGCGTTTGGCGCGGGTGGCCGCGACGTACGCCAGCCGGTCCTCCGAGAGGCGGTGTTCGTCCTTCAGTGCGTCGCGGTACGCGTCGATGCCCTTCTTGGTGTGCTCCCCCAGTTGCGGAATCGAGCCCGCGTCGCCGCGCAGCGGCGCGGGCAGCACGTCGGCCCGCTGGGGCCACACCCCGGACCTCGACTCCGAGGGGAAGACCTTGTCCACCAGGCTGGGCAGGAACACCGTGTCCCACTCCAGGCCCTTGGCGCGGTGGACGGTCATGAGCTTGACCGAATCCTCCTCGCTGGGCACGGCCTGCATGAGGCCTTCGCCGTGTTCGGATTCGGCATCGAGGTAGGCGATCAGACCGGTGAGGCTGCCGTCGCCATCCACGTCGACATAGCTGGCCACCTCTGCGACGAACCTGGCGACCTGGGTGGTGTCGCCTCCGGTGGCGATGAGTTCGGCCTCCAACCCGAGGGTGGCGATCACTCTCGTGACGAGGTCTGCCACCGGCTCCGAGGCATGCCGGCGGAGGGTGGTGATCTCGTGGTGGAAGCGGCCGAGCCGTCGGCGTCCCTCCGCGCTCAGCGGCGCGTCCCCGGGGTCCGCCACTGCGTCGAGCAGACACACCACCTCGCCCGGGTCTGCCTGCGTGACGGCCCTGATGAGGTCGTCGCTCTCCAGGGGGTCGACGGCGGATTGCGTGGCCAGTTCGCGTGCCCGCGCCCCCAGCACCTCCATGTCGGTCAGCCCGAGGTTCCACCGCGGCCCGGTGAGCAGCATGGCAACCTCCGGGTTGGCCGTCACGTCGTCCAGCACGCGGAGGGTGGCGACGATGGGGGCCACTTCGGGAAGGCCCAACAGCCCACCGAGGCCGACGATCTCGACGGGCACGTCGCGGTCACGCAACGCCTCGAAGATGGGCGCCAGCGCCGCGTTGCGCCTGACCAACACGGCCTGGTCCTTCCAGGACCGGCCGTCGTCATGCTGCGCGATGACGGTCTCCGCCATCCAGTCGACCTCGTCGCGGAAGGTGTCGAACATGGCGGCTGCCACCGCGCCGGCCGGCGCCCCCTCAGGAGCCACGAGCGACACACCCTCCTCGCCCGGAGCGGCATGCAGCCCGGAAGCCAGCGAGTTGCCCACCTCCAGGATGCGGTGGCCGCTGCGCCGGTTGATGCTGAGCGTCTGACGTTCGGCGGGGGCACCGTCTGAGCGACGGAACTGGTGGGGGAACTCGAGGATGTTGCCTGAGGCGGCGCCCCGCCACCCGTAGATGGCCTGGTAGGGGTCTCCGACAGCGGTGACGGGGAAGCCCATCGCATCCGAGTGCACCGGCCCGGTGAAGAGACGCCGCAGCAGTTCGGCCTGGGCGGAGGACGTGTCCTGGTACTCGTCCAGGAGCACCACCCGGAACCGGTGGCGCAGTTCGCGGCCCACATCCGGGACCTCCGTGACGAGCCGGACGGATTCGCGCAACTGGTCCGCGAACTCGACGACGCCGAGACGGCGCTTGAGTTCCTGGTAGCGCATGACCAGCGAGAGGAGCTCGCGACGCTCCTCGGTCGCGTCCAGCGCCTTCGCCACGTCGCGCATGACCTTTCCCCGGAAGAGCGGCGCTTCGAGGAAGGCCTTCTCGCTCCGCGCCGACTGCTCGAGGATCTGGCGGGGGGTCACCAGGTGGGAGGCCATCTCCGCGTCCAGGGAGAGGACCCGTTCCGGGATGGAGTGGTGGCTGAGGCGGCTGATGCTCCGGAAGGGCCCCGGTGCATCCGCCACCACCCTCGTGGCGAGGCGGAACCGGCTGGCTCCGGTGATCATGACCGGGTCCCTGTCGATGCCGATGCGCAGGCCGAACTCGCTCACCAGGCGGGCGGCGAAGGAATCGTAGGTCATCACCAGTTCGGCGCCCTCGCCCTCCGCGCCGGTCAGCACCCTCGCGCGCGCGAGCGCATCAGCCACCCGTCCGGCCAATTCTGCCGCCGCCTTGCGGGTGAAGGTGAGTCCCAACACCTGTTCCGGACGGACCTGACCGGTGCCCACCAACCAGACCACCCGCGCGGCCATGACGGTGGTCTTCCCACTGCCTGCGCCGGCGATGATCACAGCCGGCTCGAGCGGCGCGGTGATGCACGCCAGCTGCTCGTCCGAGAACGGAATGTCCAGCGCGTCACAGAGTTGCTGAGGATCTGTGAACAGCCGGGAACGGATGGGGTGGATGGTCATCGGTGGCCTGCCTTCCCCGGCGCGGCGAGTGCCGGGCACGAAGCCTTGAACGGGCAGTAGCGACACGCGGTGCACTCGGCCGCCTCGAACCGGCCGCTGCGCAGGATGTCCACGGCCCTGGCGATCCTGTCGTGCACCCAGGTGGGCCCCACTGTGAGTTCCTCCCCCTCGATGGCCGGCACGTCGTCGATGGATGGCTGTTCCACCATCGACGGGAGCGTCTCACCGCCCCGCAGGAACATCAGTGCGGGCGGCGCGACGCCGGCACCCCGGCCCGCAACGTCGTTGAAGGCGCCCAGGCTGGCCGCCAGCTGGTAGATGCCGAGCTGCGGGTTGTCCACCACCTCCGGTGGCCGCTGCACCTTCCTGGCCGTCTTGAGGTCCACGACGCGGAGCCTGCCGTCGGCGGTGCGCTCGAGCCTGTCGACGGTGCCCCTGAGCACCACCCGTTCCCCTGCCACGTCCAGCCCCACTTCGAAGGACTTCTCGACGGCCAGGAGCTCGTGCGGGTTGGTGGTCTGGTAGTTCGCGAACCGCTCAACGGCGGCAAAGATCTCCGAGCGTTCAGTGGCCGACAACCACTCGGTCTCGAACGGGATCTTCTCCCAGACCTCATCCAGCCTGGCATGCATCTGTGCGGCGGTGAGCCCCTCGGTGGCGGCGTGCTTGGCCACGACGTGGACGACGTCACCCACCGAAGCGCGCGACTGCCGGGACGGCTCCGCCTGCGCTCGCCGCGAGAGGAACCACATGCGCGGGCAACTGAGCAACTGCGCCAGCGAGGACCCGTTGAGGTGGATGGGGCCACGGTGTTCGTGCGCCGTTCCGCTCGTGTCGCGCATCCCCCACCAGGTGCCGGGCGAGGCACCCGGGAAGGCCGACGCCCCGTCGGGGTTCTGCACCGTGGCCATGGCCGCGAGCCGCAGCGCCGCGGCGCGCCGGAGGCCCGGTGCCGCTGTCTCATCCGTCATGACCCGCCGCAGTTCGCCCACCAGGGCTGAAGCGGACAGGAGTTGGCCCGGCCGACCGGTGACGCGGTGGACCTCCACTCCGAGCTCACCGAGGAACCGGGAGGGGCGCCCACCCTCGCCGTCGACGCCCTGCACCGCCGAGACGTGCAGGCCGGCGCGGGCACGGCTACAGGCGACGTAGAAGAGTTGCCGCTCAACGGAGAGGTGTGATGCCTGCCCCGGGGCGGCGAGCCCATCAGGGCCGAGCCGATCCGGGTCCACGAGCAGCCCGGCGCGGGTCAGGCGGGGCCACAGCCCCTCTTGGACGCCGATCACCCAGACGCGCTCCCATTCGAGGCCGCGCGTGCGGTGCGCCGTCACCACCCGCACGCCACGGCCGCCGATGTCGAGTTCGCGGCCGGTGTCTGCCGGGATTTCCTGGCCGGACAGCTCAGCGATGAAGGTGCGCGCACCGGCGGCACCGCGCAGTTCATCTGCACGGGAGGCCTGTTCGAACAACTCGACCATGGCGTCCAGATCCGCGTCTGCCCGACGGGATCCGCGCAGCGCCCGCTCCCGCAGCTGCTCCGGCCACCCCGTTGCCGACCACAGGTGCCACAGCACCTCCTGCACCTCTGCGCCCCGCTCCGCCAGGGCCGTCCCCTCGGCCAGCAACCCGGCCAGCGCAGCGGCCTGGGCCGCTTCTGGGAGGTCGATGCCCTCCAGGAGCGACGGCTCGGAGAGAGACCGGCTGAGGAGCACCGCCGAGGTGCCATCAGCCCGGTGCCTGGCGAGGAGCGCGCGGCCCAGCCGTCGCTGGCCCACGCCGTCGAGGCCGCAGAGCGGCGAAGACAACAGCAGGCGGGTTTCGTCCGCCTCCGGAGCGCCACCGTCGGCGCAGATCCGCAGGGCGAGCAGCAACACGGACACAGCCGGTTGCTCGGCCAGCGCGATCTCATCGCCGGAGACATCGACGGGGACGCCCAGCCGGACGAGTTCCTTGGCCACGGCGCTCAGCTGAGCGCGCCCGGCCCGGGTCACCACCGCCAGGTCTGCCCAGGACAGACCCTCCTGCGCCACGGCGGATCTCAACTGCGCGGCGACGTGCGCCAGTTCCGCCGATTCGTTGTCGTAGACCGACACCGTGATGTCGCCGCCGCCGAGCACGGCCCCGAGGGGAGGCGAGGCCAGACGCTGATCGAGGCGTTGCCGCAGGACCTCCAGCGACTCCGCCAGCGCGGCCCGGCTCCGGAAGCCGCCCGTCAGCTGGGCCCGGCGGGCCCCCGGGAGGGCCGCCAGGTCTGCCATCGCGGTGGGGCTGGCGCCACGGTAGCCGCCGATCCGTGAGTGCGGATCCCCCACCGCCAACACTGGCAGGCCCAACTGGGCGAGGTCTCCGACGAGACCGACCTGTGCGTGGTCCGACTCGTGCGCGTCGTCGACGAGGACGGCGTCGAACGCGGCGCGCACTCCCCCGGCGACCGACTGCTCGGTGAGCAGCAGCCGCGTACGGTAGACGAGCTCGGCGTAATCCAGCGTGCCCGCGAAATCTGCGACGGTGAGGTATTCCTCGATGAAACCGGCGGCCGCCCGGAACAGTTCGTCGCCGCCCGCGGTGGCCATGGCCGCGATGGACTCCGCGTCGAGTGACAGCTGGCGCGCCCGCGCCAGCACCTCTCGCAGTTGCCGGGCGAACGCCCGGGTGCCGACCGCGGCCCTGAACTCGTCCGGCCAGGCCTCCGGGCCCATCCCCTCCAGAAGTTCGCGAATCCGGGCTTCCTGCTCCGGCGCCCGGAGCAGGCGCCAGGGGCTGTCCTCGTGGGGCCAGAACCGGCGCAGCAGGCCGAGGGACAGGCCGTGGATGGTGGTGACGTGCGCCTCGGTCTGTGCCCTGTCGAGCCTGCGGGTGATGTCACGGCGAAGCGTCTGCGCCGCGGCACGGGAGTGGGCCAACACGACCAGCCGCTCCAGAGCGGACCCCGCCGCGACCCTGGCCGCAGCCGCCTCCGTGATGAGGGTGGTCTTGCCCGAACCGGGCCCGCCGAGCACCACCGTCACACCGTTGGTGGGCCTCGCCAACTCCGCCTGTTCGGCCGTGAGGGCCGGCATGACGACATGGCGGGGCGGCACCACTCGGAAACTCATGGGCACCATGCAACCATCCTGGGGCGACAAATTCACACCGGACCCATGCCATGCTGGGATCAGGAGGTCGGGCATGAACGAGCGGATCACCACTGAGATCGACGGGTTGACGCTGAACCTGAGCAATCTGCACAAGCCGCTGTTCCCCAGCGGGTTCACCAAGGGCGAACTCATCAACTACTACGTTGAGATCTCCGAGGTCCTCCTCCCGCACCTGCGGGACCGGGCCCTGACCCGGGTGCGCTTCCCCGACGGCACCACCGGCGACTCGTTCTACGAGAAGAACGCCCCCGCCGGCACACCGGACTTCGTTCAGACCGTGGACGTCGCCACCAGCGCCGGCACGGTCAGCTACGTGACGGCCACCCAGCGGGCGGATCTCGCCTGGTTGGCGAACATCGCGTCGATCGAGTTGCACACGCCGCAGTGGCGCACGACGGAGGCGACCGCCCACGAGGAGGGAATCGTGATCGACGGCGAGGACGAACCCCGGGCGACGTCACTGGTTGTCGACCTCGACCCCGGTCCCGGCGTCACGCCGGACGAGATCGCCAAGGGCGCCATCATCGCCGCCACGACGTTGGCGGAGGTGGGGCTCGAGTCGCACCCCAAGAGCTCAGGGAACAAGGGGCTCCAGCTGACGGTGCCCATCGCGCCCACCCCTGCCTCGCAGGTGTACCAGTTCGCCCAGTCGTTGGCCCGGCACCTCGCCCGGCGGCATCCCAAGCGCTTCGTGGCCACCATGGCCAAGAACGCCCGGGCCGGGTTGGTCTTCGTCGACTTCGCCCAGAACCTCGCAGCCCGCAACACGGTGGTCGCCTATTCGGTCCGCGGCCTCGAGGTGCCCTCAGTGGCGACTCCCCTCACCTGGGAAGAGGTGGCGGCCCTGGGCCCCGACACGCCGGTCCGGACACATCCCACCGCCATGCTGGAGCGGGTGCAGAATCTAGGC includes these proteins:
- a CDS encoding type IIA DNA topoisomerase subunit B — its product is MQTPKTPPLSRDYEAKNLLVLEGLEAVRKRPAMYIGSTDTRGLMHCLWEIIDNAVDEALAGFGEEIEVTLGADGSVSVHDHARGVPVDKEPRTGLSGVEVVFTKLHAGGKFGNSSYTATGGLHGVGASVVNALSSRLDVQVDRDGSTWEMSFRRGVPGIFDGEGPDANFTPTSGIRKIKKVAKATSGTRVRYWPDRQIFLADAELSLRHLHDRARQTSFLVPGLKIEVTDARGGEPVVETFLHVGGITEFADFLAPDAALTEIIRLEGRDSFVETVPMLDASGAMTPTDVERDLDVNIALRWGTGYDTVLKSFVNIIATPKGGTHVQGFERGLTRALVKSYEGTRGLLKAGEEVVKEDCVEGMTAVVTVRLAEPQFEGQTKEVLGTPAVNRLVARVVESEMGKFLTAPKTRQMARALQEKVVSAARTRVQARAHRETQRRKNALESSTLPPKLKDCRSTGVDSTELFIVEGDSALGTANVARNSEFQALLPIRGKILNVQKASIGDMLKNAECASIIQVVGAGSGRSFDVDSARYGKVIFMADADSDGAHIRCLLATLFFRYMRPLVEAGRVFSAVPPLHRFELINPKKGYDKYIYTYSDAEYQRKSLELTKRGQKFKEPQRYKGLGEMDADQLADTTMSPKHRMLRRLTVDDAEAAERVFEVLMGNEVAPRKEFIIEGAYALEADRIDA
- the nudC gene encoding NAD(+) diphosphatase; translated protein: MSRWLGRSPLDRLPIGRGAAEVEALWRGAVVVEVDAQGAIASEQGRPRALRSPGERQPEDILLGIVDGVAWFARGVDAVSGEAMSWRDTHPDSLDPLATGVALARWHAGQPPCENCGSGTRPDQAGARRICTGCGALQFPRIDPCVIVAVTDPDDRLLLARQAQWAHGRISVIAGFIEAGESVEQAVHREVHEEVGARLTSLTYFGSEPWPMPRSLMLGFQARAEDAQITVDGDEISEGAYYTRSDLAAALAAGEVILPAGASLARALIQRWLSSG
- a CDS encoding ATP-dependent DNA helicase, giving the protein MTIHPIRSRLFTDPQQLCDALDIPFSDEQLACITAPLEPAVIIAGAGSGKTTVMAARVVWLVGTGQVRPEQVLGLTFTRKAAAELAGRVADALARARVLTGAEGEGAELVMTYDSFAARLVSEFGLRIGIDRDPVMITGASRFRLATRVVADAPGPFRSISRLSHHSIPERVLSLDAEMASHLVTPRQILEQSARSEKAFLEAPLFRGKVMRDVAKALDATEERRELLSLVMRYQELKRRLGVVEFADQLRESVRLVTEVPDVGRELRHRFRVVLLDEYQDTSSAQAELLRRLFTGPVHSDAMGFPVTAVGDPYQAIYGWRGAASGNILEFPHQFRRSDGAPAERQTLSINRRSGHRILEVGNSLASGLHAAPGEEGVSLVAPEGAPAGAVAAAMFDTFRDEVDWMAETVIAQHDDGRSWKDQAVLVRRNAALAPIFEALRDRDVPVEIVGLGGLLGLPEVAPIVATLRVLDDVTANPEVAMLLTGPRWNLGLTDMEVLGARARELATQSAVDPLESDDLIRAVTQADPGEVVCLLDAVADPGDAPLSAEGRRRLGRFHHEITTLRRHASEPVADLVTRVIATLGLEAELIATGGDTTQVARFVAEVASYVDVDGDGSLTGLIAYLDAESEHGEGLMQAVPSEEDSVKLMTVHRAKGLEWDTVFLPSLVDKVFPSESRSGVWPQRADVLPAPLRGDAGSIPQLGEHTKKGIDAYRDALKDEHRLSEDRLAYVAATRAKRLLLASAHLWTPGNIRPRAESAYFTVIRELCEAAGTYLDNASRSSDTNPIPAEPVRAVWPVELDEAGLARRASAAELITRATELADATEQEQLRWTWESGVVADEDAATVAAWDESIRHLTELAQRRGDRSVALPDGLSATALIALQTDQSAFAAGLLRRMPRRPSTAARVGSRFHEWLQERFLLPASLEELEAQPTVATGELTRLIEAFEAGQFAHRMPMGVEVPFLMRRGPHVLRGRIDAVYAWPRDGLEYLVVDWKTSNQAADPLQLAVYRQAWAEARGVDPAVVGAAFYHVLTDQLRFVEAPVGLVDGALEVADS
- a CDS encoding ATP-dependent DNA helicase, which encodes MSFRVVPPRHVVMPALTAEQAELARPTNGVTVVLGGPGSGKTTLITEAAAARVAAGSALERLVVLAHSRAAAQTLRRDITRRLDRAQTEAHVTTIHGLSLGLLRRFWPHEDSPWRLLRAPEQEARIRELLEGMGPEAWPDEFRAAVGTRAFARQLREVLARARQLSLDAESIAAMATAGGDELFRAAAGFIEEYLTVADFAGTLDYAELVYRTRLLLTEQSVAGGVRAAFDAVLVDDAHESDHAQVGLVGDLAQLGLPVLAVGDPHSRIGGYRGASPTAMADLAALPGARRAQLTGGFRSRAALAESLEVLRQRLDQRLASPPLGAVLGGGDITVSVYDNESAELAHVAAQLRSAVAQEGLSWADLAVVTRAGRAQLSAVAKELVRLGVPVDVSGDEIALAEQPAVSVLLLALRICADGGAPEADETRLLLSSPLCGLDGVGQRRLGRALLARHRADGTSAVLLSRSLSEPSLLEGIDLPEAAQAAALAGLLAEGTALAERGAEVQEVLWHLWSATGWPEQLRERALRGSRRADADLDAMVELFEQASRADELRGAAGARTFIAELSGQEIPADTGRELDIGGRGVRVVTAHRTRGLEWERVWVIGVQEGLWPRLTRAGLLVDPDRLGPDGLAAPGQASHLSVERQLFYVACSRARAGLHVSAVQGVDGEGGRPSRFLGELGVEVHRVTGRPGQLLSASALVGELRRVMTDETAAPGLRRAAALRLAAMATVQNPDGASAFPGASPGTWWGMRDTSGTAHEHRGPIHLNGSSLAQLLSCPRMWFLSRRAQAEPSRQSRASVGDVVHVVAKHAATEGLTAAQMHARLDEVWEKIPFETEWLSATERSEIFAAVERFANYQTTNPHELLAVEKSFEVGLDVAGERVVLRGTVDRLERTADGRLRVVDLKTARKVQRPPEVVDNPQLGIYQLAASLGAFNDVAGRGAGVAPPALMFLRGGETLPSMVEQPSIDDVPAIEGEELTVGPTWVHDRIARAVDILRSGRFEAAECTACRYCPFKASCPALAAPGKAGHR
- the ligD gene encoding non-homologous end-joining DNA ligase, coding for MNERITTEIDGLTLNLSNLHKPLFPSGFTKGELINYYVEISEVLLPHLRDRALTRVRFPDGTTGDSFYEKNAPAGTPDFVQTVDVATSAGTVSYVTATQRADLAWLANIASIELHTPQWRTTEATAHEEGIVIDGEDEPRATSLVVDLDPGPGVTPDEIAKGAIIAATTLAEVGLESHPKSSGNKGLQLTVPIAPTPASQVYQFAQSLARHLARRHPKRFVATMAKNARAGLVFVDFAQNLAARNTVVAYSVRGLEVPSVATPLTWEEVAALGPDTPVRTHPTAMLERVQNLGDLWQSTLPTATSPALPGPLA